The proteins below are encoded in one region of Rhodopirellula islandica:
- a CDS encoding REP-associated tyrosine transposase, producing MSRSRYKFGEDYRPYFMTDTIVAWLPVFSYPAFTDVIFDSWRFLQGERDIRILGFVVMENHLHWIAVGPQIGKRVGEFKSFTATSIFHKMKRMGYGTLLQELEYFKLRHKVDQTHQLWQEGSHPQVMESDEVMWQKIEYMHHNPLRRGYVDDPLHWRFSSARAYARQPCLINVCTDWM from the coding sequence ATGTCTCGCTCTCGATACAAGTTCGGAGAAGACTACCGGCCGTACTTCATGACCGACACCATCGTGGCTTGGTTGCCTGTCTTTTCTTACCCGGCATTCACCGACGTCATTTTCGATAGTTGGCGTTTTCTTCAAGGCGAGCGTGACATCCGAATCCTCGGATTCGTTGTCATGGAAAACCATCTTCACTGGATTGCGGTGGGCCCGCAAATTGGCAAACGCGTCGGAGAGTTCAAGTCGTTCACGGCGACGAGCATCTTCCACAAGATGAAGCGGATGGGATATGGAACGTTGCTTCAAGAACTGGAGTATTTCAAACTGCGTCACAAGGTCGACCAAACGCACCAGCTATGGCAAGAAGGAAGTCATCCGCAAGTGATGGAGTCGGACGAAGTGATGTGGCAAAAGATTGAATACATGCACCACAATCCGCTGCGGCGTGGATACGTCGACGATCCGCTGCACTGGCGTTTCTCCAGTGCTAGAGCTTACGCTCGCCAGCCTTGTCTCATCAACGTTTGCACCGACTGGATGTAG
- a CDS encoding glycerophosphodiester phosphodiesterase, with the protein MSNTPPSYRLAFTGMRSRRQNDRQQRGAVSCVVLCTVFAIATCGRAEAQTHAEDLAAAAGSVQRISAHRGSSHDRPENTIAAIERAMEAGATAVELDVRTSRDGKLVIMHDAKVDRTTNGSGRVNDLTWNELAALDAGTWFGTEYHAERVPSLEQALQVCRGRIDVQLDLKEEGATYADRIAAAVKVHGETARTIAAVRTVEQSQQLKERLPELQTLIFLRQKKQMDAFLSANMNYLRPQIAWIENDPTLLTKIREAGAKIHFDATTGTPEKVLPLLKYRPESLLCDDPGKLVQTLAELHAKNPSRKPRTQD; encoded by the coding sequence ATGAGCAACACCCCGCCTTCCTATCGGCTCGCCTTCACTGGGATGCGTTCACGACGCCAAAACGATAGACAACAACGAGGTGCTGTCAGTTGCGTGGTGCTCTGCACCGTGTTTGCAATCGCCACGTGCGGCAGGGCCGAGGCCCAAACGCATGCAGAGGATTTGGCGGCAGCGGCCGGATCCGTCCAGCGAATTTCGGCGCATCGTGGATCGAGCCATGATCGTCCCGAAAACACCATCGCAGCGATCGAAAGAGCGATGGAAGCCGGAGCAACGGCGGTCGAACTTGACGTCCGCACCTCGCGCGATGGCAAGTTGGTGATCATGCACGATGCGAAGGTGGACCGGACAACCAACGGCAGCGGGCGTGTCAACGATCTGACCTGGAACGAACTGGCGGCACTGGACGCCGGAACTTGGTTCGGAACGGAGTACCATGCCGAACGGGTGCCTTCACTGGAACAAGCACTGCAGGTCTGCCGTGGACGGATCGATGTCCAATTGGACCTGAAGGAAGAAGGCGCGACGTATGCGGATCGAATTGCCGCAGCCGTGAAAGTCCATGGCGAAACCGCGCGGACGATCGCGGCCGTGCGAACCGTGGAACAATCGCAGCAACTCAAAGAACGCTTGCCGGAACTCCAGACGCTGATCTTCCTGCGTCAGAAAAAGCAGATGGATGCGTTTTTATCCGCGAACATGAATTACTTGCGACCTCAGATTGCTTGGATCGAAAACGACCCAACGCTACTGACAAAGATTCGCGAGGCGGGAGCGAAGATCCATTTCGACGCGACGACAGGGACACCCGAGAAAGTTCTGCCGCTGCTAAAATATCGTCCGGAATCTTTGCTGTGCGATGATCCCGGGAAACTGGTCCAAACGCTTGCCGAACTGCATGCAAAGAACCCATCGCGGAAGCCAAGGACTCAGGACTGA
- a CDS encoding DUF1553 domain-containing protein: protein MMVALLSGGASLAGEPVLQWQFDGASQPGSWLGQHGTLESGPRPPKYPGFDRGNMAMPFAGHEGAILVKDHERGGFTNVRFGKGDTFAFETWVKFKGIRAGQTAYLLGKGRHPKHGEDFAEKNQNYSVRFQGAKGGARFGILFTSEHPETKDRLWHRWWSESTVPGTGWHHVALQFTFGKSDSLLAWIDGKAVTGTWDESGATDLPPVQDADDLVIGTGFTREEGSSFQGWLDHLAIYRGELDPDEMSQRYQFVPPPPAVTREMVPPGKVLIQISEEGVPKSNHWPEEPVVTETYLEEVFGLFELPHKYVATGVRGDRSNPSHLRASAVVGFPPGKHRLLLRGRGACRLFVDGKKLLETSPRPHDPGGYEPLSVQDEYLDLGPDFRFAPPGNREAWCEFETNGGEHFVILETMVGGVTGRSTFRPDVGETVVAISPEKSESWWLLAGGNREVHYTDDGWQAYEEERRSVLAKRNAVARSERRAANQDYWKRRRAIAAEWLSSIDKVAVPELPSGYPARNAIDHFIAARISDVQQESVRSDATSIDYFRQIRPLLESRCYACHQGEKAQGDLRLDDHPSVLIGGESDGPAIVPGDIDSSALIDRVTTEDEDVVMPPKGDPLTDEEVSLLQRWIEEGAVWPQFDVDRFELTPLADDLQFLRRVTLDIVGVPPTESEIIAFRNDAPETRRSQVIDRLLDDPRWADNWMGYWLDVLAENPNMLNPTLNNTGPFRWWLHESLLDNKPADLFVTELIRMEGSERFGGPAGFATATQNDLPMAAKGIIVSSAFLGVEMKCARCHDSPSHVSLQEDLMQLAASLKQKPITLPESSSVPMDRLSQAGRQPLIQVTLLPGTVVAPAWPFERYCDESVADALAERPGNSRDRLAALITAPQNERFAQVMVNRVWQRLMGRGLVAGVSDWEKNRPTHPALLRWLGHQFVATGYDLQAINRLILNSHAYQRATDLSLIETSPLFISPAPRRLTAEQIVDSVFHATGTPFDVEEVSLDIDSVRAVNTTISLGPASRCWMLTSSSNERDRPSLSLPRITAVTSVLKTFGWRGARQDPQSLRDTDSNILQPAILANGVMSTWLTRLSDRHGITSLVLKDQPVEQLVDRIFLRLLTRKPSAEEKERYVRFLSDGYDTRVIPESKRIQPTPGKRERIRYVSWSNHVDGPANTLAVQKEADARRGDPPTNALNEDWRLRMEDMLWAVLNSPEWVYTP, encoded by the coding sequence ATGATGGTCGCGCTGTTGAGCGGTGGTGCTTCCTTGGCCGGTGAACCGGTTTTGCAATGGCAGTTTGATGGTGCGTCGCAACCGGGGAGTTGGCTGGGCCAACATGGAACGCTCGAAAGTGGTCCAAGACCACCGAAGTATCCCGGATTTGACCGTGGCAACATGGCGATGCCCTTCGCGGGGCATGAAGGAGCCATTTTGGTGAAGGATCACGAGCGAGGTGGTTTCACCAATGTTCGTTTTGGCAAAGGGGACACATTTGCCTTTGAAACCTGGGTGAAGTTCAAGGGCATCCGCGCAGGACAAACCGCCTATCTTCTGGGCAAGGGACGGCACCCAAAGCACGGGGAGGACTTCGCGGAGAAGAATCAGAATTACTCCGTTCGATTTCAGGGAGCGAAGGGCGGAGCCCGTTTTGGAATCCTGTTCACGAGTGAGCATCCCGAGACAAAGGATCGATTGTGGCATCGGTGGTGGAGCGAGTCCACGGTGCCTGGCACGGGCTGGCATCACGTGGCATTGCAGTTCACGTTCGGGAAAAGTGACAGCCTGTTGGCTTGGATCGACGGCAAAGCGGTCACGGGAACATGGGATGAGAGCGGTGCGACCGATCTTCCGCCGGTGCAGGATGCGGATGATCTTGTCATCGGCACGGGCTTTACCCGAGAAGAAGGCTCCTCCTTTCAAGGCTGGTTGGATCACCTCGCAATCTATCGCGGTGAGTTGGATCCCGATGAGATGAGCCAACGCTATCAGTTTGTCCCACCACCACCCGCCGTGACGCGGGAGATGGTTCCGCCGGGCAAGGTGTTGATTCAGATCAGCGAGGAGGGCGTCCCGAAATCCAATCACTGGCCCGAAGAGCCGGTCGTCACCGAGACTTACCTGGAAGAGGTCTTCGGGCTGTTCGAACTGCCGCACAAGTACGTCGCGACGGGCGTTCGGGGTGATCGGTCCAACCCATCGCATTTGCGAGCCTCGGCAGTCGTGGGGTTCCCACCGGGGAAACATCGGCTTCTGTTGCGAGGCCGTGGTGCCTGTCGTCTGTTCGTCGACGGAAAGAAATTGTTAGAGACTTCGCCTCGTCCGCACGACCCCGGAGGCTATGAGCCACTCTCGGTTCAGGACGAGTACCTTGATCTCGGGCCAGACTTCCGCTTTGCTCCCCCCGGCAATCGGGAGGCATGGTGTGAATTTGAAACGAATGGTGGCGAGCATTTTGTCATCCTCGAAACAATGGTGGGTGGTGTCACTGGACGCAGCACGTTCCGGCCTGATGTCGGTGAGACGGTGGTTGCCATCTCACCGGAAAAAAGCGAATCATGGTGGCTGCTTGCGGGCGGGAATCGCGAAGTGCATTACACAGATGATGGATGGCAAGCATACGAAGAGGAACGTCGCTCGGTGCTCGCCAAGAGGAATGCTGTGGCTCGATCGGAACGTCGTGCGGCCAATCAGGATTACTGGAAACGCCGCCGTGCCATCGCTGCCGAGTGGCTGTCGAGCATCGACAAGGTCGCTGTGCCGGAGCTGCCCAGCGGATACCCCGCTCGGAATGCGATCGATCATTTCATTGCCGCACGGATATCAGACGTCCAACAGGAATCCGTTCGGAGTGATGCGACCAGCATCGATTACTTCAGGCAGATTCGCCCGCTGTTGGAATCACGTTGTTACGCTTGCCATCAAGGTGAAAAGGCTCAGGGGGATCTGCGTCTGGACGATCATCCGTCTGTGTTGATCGGTGGCGAATCGGACGGTCCAGCCATTGTTCCCGGCGACATCGACAGCAGCGCGTTGATTGATCGGGTCACAACGGAGGACGAGGATGTCGTGATGCCGCCCAAGGGCGATCCGTTGACGGACGAGGAAGTCTCGCTGCTTCAACGCTGGATTGAGGAGGGGGCTGTCTGGCCGCAGTTCGACGTTGACCGTTTTGAGTTGACGCCGTTGGCCGATGACTTGCAATTTCTTCGTCGGGTAACCCTGGACATCGTCGGTGTGCCCCCGACGGAATCGGAGATCATCGCATTCCGCAATGACGCCCCCGAGACACGCCGCAGTCAGGTGATTGACCGGTTGTTGGACGATCCTCGCTGGGCAGACAACTGGATGGGCTACTGGCTGGATGTTCTTGCTGAGAACCCGAACATGCTCAACCCGACATTGAACAACACCGGGCCGTTCCGCTGGTGGCTCCACGAGTCGCTGTTGGATAACAAACCTGCCGACCTGTTCGTAACCGAACTGATTCGCATGGAAGGGAGCGAGCGTTTTGGTGGTCCTGCTGGTTTCGCCACGGCGACGCAGAACGATCTGCCGATGGCTGCCAAAGGAATCATTGTCAGCTCTGCATTTCTGGGAGTCGAAATGAAATGTGCTCGCTGTCACGATTCCCCATCGCATGTTTCCTTGCAGGAAGATTTGATGCAGCTTGCGGCATCGCTCAAGCAAAAGCCGATCACGTTGCCCGAATCCAGCAGTGTGCCGATGGATCGGCTGAGTCAGGCGGGCCGCCAACCGCTGATCCAGGTGACCCTGCTACCTGGAACCGTCGTCGCGCCCGCTTGGCCGTTCGAACGCTACTGCGATGAATCGGTTGCGGATGCATTGGCTGAACGTCCCGGGAATTCGCGAGATCGACTCGCCGCGTTGATCACGGCTCCTCAGAACGAACGCTTTGCTCAGGTGATGGTCAACCGTGTTTGGCAGCGACTGATGGGGCGTGGCCTGGTTGCTGGAGTGTCCGACTGGGAAAAAAATCGTCCCACGCACCCGGCACTGCTGCGGTGGCTCGGGCACCAGTTCGTCGCGACCGGGTATGACCTCCAAGCCATCAATCGATTGATTCTGAACTCGCATGCGTACCAGCGTGCGACGGACTTGTCGCTGATCGAAACCAGTCCGCTGTTCATTTCGCCAGCACCGCGTCGATTGACGGCCGAGCAGATCGTCGACTCTGTTTTCCACGCCACCGGAACCCCGTTTGATGTGGAGGAAGTCAGTCTGGACATTGACAGTGTGCGAGCAGTGAACACGACGATCTCGCTCGGACCAGCGAGTCGTTGCTGGATGCTCACCTCGAGCTCGAACGAACGGGATCGTCCCAGTTTGTCTCTGCCACGGATCACGGCCGTCACGAGCGTGTTGAAGACCTTCGGTTGGCGAGGTGCTCGCCAGGATCCGCAGAGTCTTCGCGACACGGATTCCAACATCCTTCAGCCAGCGATTTTGGCCAACGGCGTCATGAGCACTTGGCTGACTCGGCTGAGCGACCGCCACGGAATCACATCACTCGTGCTGAAGGACCAGCCCGTTGAGCAACTGGTCGATCGCATTTTCCTTCGACTGCTGACACGGAAACCATCCGCGGAAGAGAAGGAACGGTACGTTCGCTTTCTGTCCGATGGCTACGACACACGCGTGATTCCGGAATCGAAACGCATCCAACCGACACCTGGCAAACGCGAACGCATCCGTTACGTGAGCTGGTCGAACCATGTCGATGGGCCGGCCAATACGTTGGCGGTGCAAAAGGAAGCTGACGCCCGCCGTGGCGATCCACCCACCAACGCTTTGAACGAGGACTGGCGTCTCCGCATGGAAGACATGCTGTGGGCCGTCCTGAATTCGCCGGAATGGGTTTACACACCGTAG
- a CDS encoding DUF1501 domain-containing protein, whose amino-acid sequence MKRRNFIAQSGAIAGAALANPSVLASPPAVNLPKGKAEHVVFIWLGGGMSQIDTFDPKRRGNSQASPKLAGSEYDAIDTVVPGVQFCEHLPRSAKLADRMTAIRTVNHHLVDEHAFGTNFVHTGRPISGSTTYPSIGSIVSHVRGAANPDVPAYMLIGYPNVARGPGFLGPKAGYVYLVDTESGPAGFSRPADVTALRVDRRRQLLQPLTDRVPSDSLLSEYRTAQAEALRLAGPDFMRHFRLQDESDDLRNAYGGEFGQRCLLARRLVQAGVRFIEVSHNLNFINGTGWDTHNEGQQNQHVLIKELDIALSALITDLEQQGILDKTLIAIGTEFGRPAEYDGRGGRGHQGTCFSLVLAGGGLNHQGAYGVTDELSKKIVEKPVSVPDFHATIHAALGINPGLELFDGSRPIPITDQGKPVAALFG is encoded by the coding sequence ATGAAACGCCGCAACTTCATTGCTCAATCCGGCGCAATTGCTGGAGCCGCTTTGGCCAATCCCTCGGTGCTCGCATCACCGCCAGCGGTCAATCTTCCGAAGGGCAAAGCCGAGCACGTTGTGTTCATTTGGCTGGGCGGAGGCATGTCTCAGATCGACACCTTCGATCCAAAGCGTCGTGGTAACTCCCAAGCCTCGCCGAAACTCGCTGGCTCGGAATACGACGCCATCGACACCGTCGTGCCGGGAGTTCAGTTTTGCGAACACCTGCCTCGTTCGGCGAAGCTCGCCGATCGCATGACAGCCATTCGCACCGTGAATCATCACCTGGTCGACGAACACGCTTTCGGCACGAACTTTGTCCACACGGGGCGCCCCATCAGTGGAAGCACGACCTATCCGTCGATCGGTTCCATTGTCAGTCATGTGCGTGGTGCGGCGAACCCCGACGTTCCCGCTTACATGCTGATCGGTTATCCCAACGTCGCCCGTGGTCCCGGTTTCCTGGGGCCAAAGGCTGGCTACGTTTATCTGGTCGATACCGAAAGCGGGCCCGCTGGTTTCTCACGGCCGGCGGACGTGACTGCGCTTCGAGTCGATCGACGCCGTCAATTGCTCCAGCCACTGACCGACCGCGTCCCGAGCGACTCCCTGCTCTCGGAGTACCGCACCGCTCAGGCCGAAGCACTGCGTTTGGCTGGGCCAGACTTCATGCGTCATTTCCGCTTGCAGGATGAGAGCGACGATCTGCGGAATGCGTATGGGGGGGAGTTCGGGCAACGATGTTTGTTGGCCCGACGCCTCGTGCAGGCTGGGGTACGATTCATCGAAGTGTCACACAATCTGAATTTCATCAATGGAACTGGTTGGGACACTCACAACGAAGGCCAGCAGAATCAACATGTGCTGATCAAGGAACTTGACATCGCGTTGTCAGCACTCATCACGGACCTGGAACAACAGGGCATCCTGGACAAAACACTGATTGCGATCGGGACCGAGTTTGGCCGGCCAGCGGAATATGATGGTCGTGGCGGGCGCGGGCACCAAGGGACGTGTTTCAGTTTGGTTCTCGCTGGCGGGGGCCTCAACCATCAAGGGGCCTACGGCGTCACGGATGAGCTGAGTAAAAAGATCGTCGAAAAACCTGTTTCCGTTCCCGACTTCCATGCCACGATCCACGCTGCCCTTGGCATCAATCCAGGGCTCGAACTATTCGATGGGTCTCGTCCGATTCCGATTACCGATCAAGGGAAACCTGTCGCGGCGTTGTTTGGCTGA
- a CDS encoding SGNH/GDSL hydrolase family protein: MKPTLTLTLLLLVVQAIAICCVTSVAAESPVATPAEVRLTGAWTVSVTVPGAQSVAAELKLAGPEIVTVTHEKHDRLPDFDAKTTAGWRKGVRLKGVIAAECTVEGLLDPTSVVVRAGLEPAAKTFQRGIDYEADLVSGTVGRLPQGAIAPDQPVYIDYQHTKQRIDSVVLNGHHQIVLKKGTPHASMPEPPALDAGQIRLANIYLPTRLDALSKDHVFPILETAYPETTANGSSVAETLLPESLKKLQSGEPLKILAWGDSVSTFNRYQSMFVERLKSRYPNAKIELVTEAWGGRNTGSYLSEPPGSEHNYQEKVLNRQADLIVSEFVNDAGLSEVQVEERYGKILADLRERDAEWIILTPHYVRPSWMGFSSQQNIDDDPRAYVQGVRAFAQQNQIAVAEGSLRYGRLWRQGIPYITLMENNINHPNVNGHRIFADSLMALFPKPE, from the coding sequence ATGAAACCTACCCTGACACTCACCCTCCTTCTCCTCGTGGTGCAAGCGATCGCGATCTGCTGCGTCACTTCGGTTGCGGCAGAATCCCCCGTCGCGACGCCCGCCGAGGTGCGGCTGACGGGAGCATGGACCGTCTCGGTGACCGTGCCGGGAGCTCAATCGGTTGCGGCTGAATTGAAACTCGCTGGTCCCGAAATCGTCACGGTCACCCACGAGAAACACGATCGTTTACCCGACTTCGACGCCAAGACGACAGCGGGCTGGCGAAAGGGTGTTCGTCTCAAAGGAGTCATCGCAGCGGAATGCACGGTCGAAGGTTTGCTCGACCCCACCAGTGTTGTCGTCCGAGCCGGTCTGGAGCCCGCGGCCAAGACATTTCAAAGAGGGATCGACTACGAGGCTGACCTTGTCTCCGGCACGGTCGGTCGGTTGCCGCAGGGAGCCATCGCCCCCGACCAACCGGTGTACATCGACTACCAACACACCAAACAACGCATCGATTCGGTCGTGCTAAACGGGCATCATCAGATCGTGCTGAAGAAAGGAACGCCACATGCTTCCATGCCCGAACCGCCGGCTTTGGATGCGGGCCAGATCCGGCTGGCGAACATCTACCTTCCCACCCGCCTTGATGCGTTGAGCAAGGACCACGTCTTCCCAATCTTGGAAACCGCCTACCCCGAAACAACAGCCAACGGTTCTTCCGTTGCGGAAACATTGCTGCCTGAGTCTTTGAAAAAGCTCCAGTCCGGAGAGCCCCTGAAAATCCTCGCTTGGGGTGACAGCGTGTCGACCTTCAATCGCTACCAATCGATGTTTGTGGAGCGTCTGAAATCGCGTTATCCAAACGCCAAAATCGAATTGGTCACGGAGGCGTGGGGCGGACGGAATACCGGTAGCTACCTGAGCGAGCCACCGGGCAGCGAACACAACTACCAGGAGAAGGTGTTGAACCGGCAGGCCGATCTGATCGTGTCGGAGTTCGTCAACGATGCCGGTCTTTCAGAAGTGCAAGTGGAGGAGCGTTACGGAAAGATCCTGGCCGACTTGCGCGAGAGAGATGCCGAGTGGATCATTCTGACACCGCACTATGTTCGCCCCAGCTGGATGGGGTTTTCGAGCCAGCAAAACATCGATGACGATCCCCGCGCCTACGTCCAAGGCGTTCGTGCTTTTGCGCAACAGAACCAGATCGCGGTCGCTGAAGGATCCCTTCGCTACGGTCGGCTCTGGCGACAGGGAATCCCTTACATCACCCTGATGGAAAACAACATCAACCATCCCAACGTCAACGGCCACCGGATCTTCGCGGACAGTCTGATGGCACTCTTCCCAAAGCCCGAATGA